The Sorangiineae bacterium MSr11367 genome window below encodes:
- a CDS encoding 2-oxoacid:ferredoxin oxidoreductase subunit beta produces MSYIKKPLVRHPSLKTNQLGLTVRDYEGTMSTLCAGCGHDSITAAIVRAFFELDTPPHMVAKLSGIGCSSKTPAYFLSGAHGFNSAHGRMAAIATGAAAANRKLAYIGVSGDGDSLSIGLGHMSHAIRRNVKMLYIIENNGVYGLTKGQFSASADMGSKSKRGEANAQSPIDPVMLALSLGATFVARSFSGDKTQLVPILKAGLLHEGFALIDVISPCVTFNDHEGSTKSYVHTRKKQVPIVQTDFVPAAAEITAEYPEGSVTKVTTHDGATIHLRKMAADYDPTDRTRAMAMLRERQAAGEIPTGLLFLDPTGATEMHRGAKTVSTPLVDVPFDDLCPGHDALERLQAAYR; encoded by the coding sequence ATGAGTTACATCAAGAAGCCGCTGGTCCGGCATCCCTCGCTGAAGACGAACCAATTGGGCCTCACGGTGCGCGACTACGAAGGCACCATGTCGACCCTGTGCGCCGGGTGCGGGCACGACTCCATCACCGCCGCCATCGTGCGCGCGTTCTTCGAGCTGGATACGCCGCCGCACATGGTGGCGAAGCTCTCTGGCATCGGCTGCTCGTCGAAGACGCCCGCGTACTTTCTCTCGGGCGCGCACGGCTTCAACAGTGCGCATGGACGCATGGCCGCCATTGCCACGGGCGCCGCCGCCGCCAATCGGAAGCTCGCGTACATCGGAGTGAGCGGCGATGGCGATTCGCTATCCATCGGGCTCGGGCACATGAGCCACGCCATCCGCCGCAATGTAAAAATGCTGTACATCATCGAGAACAACGGGGTGTACGGGCTCACCAAAGGGCAATTTTCGGCCTCCGCCGACATGGGCTCGAAGTCCAAGCGCGGCGAGGCCAATGCGCAGTCGCCCATCGATCCCGTGATGCTGGCCCTGAGCTTGGGGGCGACCTTCGTCGCGCGAAGCTTCTCGGGCGACAAGACGCAACTCGTGCCCATCTTGAAGGCGGGGCTGCTTCACGAGGGCTTCGCACTGATCGACGTCATCTCGCCGTGCGTCACCTTCAACGACCACGAGGGCTCGACCAAGAGCTACGTGCACACCCGCAAGAAGCAAGTGCCCATCGTGCAGACCGACTTCGTGCCGGCCGCCGCCGAGATCACCGCCGAATACCCCGAGGGCAGCGTGACCAAGGTCACCACGCACGACGGGGCGACGATCCATCTGCGCAAGATGGCCGCCGACTACGACCCCACGGATCGAACGCGGGCGATGGCCATGCTGCGCGAGCGGCAGGCCGCGGGCGAGATCCCTACGGGGCTCCTTTTCCTCGACCCAACCGGCGCCACCGAAATGCACCGCGGGGCAAAAACCGTCTCCACGCCCCTGGTGGACGTGCCCTTCGACGACCTTTGCCCCGGCCACGACGCATTGGAGAGGCTCCAAGCGGCGTATCGCTAG
- a CDS encoding 2-oxoacid:acceptor oxidoreductase subunit alpha, which translates to MQHEAVASSQEHIQPSGEEVRDRTNDFAFKLANVNGTGSASANGLIMQAIFRMGIPVSGKNLFPSNIQGLPTWYEVRVNAKGHTARTSVYDLIVAMNAETYARDIREVRPGGYVLYDATWPLSPALARDDVTFLGVPYAQLCNENFTEVRERTLMKNIAYVGTLVALFDIDMDIVTGMLKEKFSRKPALMESNAKAIKLGYDYAREHFECPLPMKLEKMDATKGSILIDGNTATALGCVYAGATVAAWYPITPSTSVLDGFKAFCETYRTDKATGERRYCILQAEDELAAMGMVIGAAWNGARAFTSTSGPGISLMSELIGLAYYAEVPAVIVDVQRVGPSTGMPTRTQQGDILMCAYASHGDTKHVVLFPANPNECFSLAVKAFDLAEKLQTPVFLLSDLDIGMNDWVVPRLEWDDSYKPDRGRVLSKEELLALPTPKYYRYSPEDEHGVAARTLPGVHEKGSFFTRGSGHNKLGGYTEIPDEYQEVMDRLARKHRAARHLVPPAIIEKRPEATFGVVTVGGCDPAVREALETLEERGVHGDFLRVRAFPFGDEVEAFLAEHEIVYVVEQNRDAQLRSLLILETSVPKEKLRSITAYGGFPLQAHQVIEGIALP; encoded by the coding sequence ATGCAACACGAAGCCGTAGCCTCCTCCCAAGAGCACATTCAACCTTCGGGCGAAGAAGTACGCGATCGCACGAACGACTTTGCGTTCAAGCTGGCCAATGTCAACGGCACCGGCTCGGCCAGTGCCAATGGCCTCATCATGCAGGCCATTTTTCGCATGGGTATTCCGGTGTCGGGGAAAAACCTATTTCCCTCGAACATCCAGGGATTGCCCACGTGGTACGAAGTCCGCGTCAATGCAAAAGGGCACACGGCCCGCACCAGTGTGTACGACCTCATCGTGGCCATGAATGCCGAGACGTATGCACGCGACATCCGCGAGGTGCGCCCCGGCGGCTACGTGCTCTACGACGCGACATGGCCGCTTTCGCCTGCCCTGGCTCGCGATGACGTGACGTTCCTCGGGGTGCCCTACGCGCAATTGTGCAACGAGAACTTCACCGAAGTGCGCGAGCGCACCTTGATGAAGAACATTGCCTACGTCGGCACCTTGGTCGCGTTGTTCGACATCGACATGGACATCGTGACGGGGATGCTCAAGGAGAAATTCTCGCGCAAACCCGCGCTGATGGAATCGAACGCGAAGGCCATCAAGCTGGGCTACGACTACGCGCGCGAGCACTTCGAGTGCCCGCTGCCGATGAAGCTCGAGAAGATGGACGCCACCAAGGGATCCATCCTCATCGATGGGAACACGGCGACGGCGCTGGGATGCGTGTACGCCGGAGCGACCGTCGCCGCGTGGTATCCGATCACGCCGTCGACCAGCGTACTCGATGGCTTCAAAGCCTTTTGCGAGACGTACCGCACCGACAAAGCCACCGGCGAGCGGCGCTATTGCATTTTGCAAGCGGAGGACGAACTCGCGGCCATGGGCATGGTGATCGGTGCCGCATGGAACGGGGCGCGGGCCTTCACCTCGACGTCGGGGCCGGGAATTTCCCTGATGAGCGAGCTCATTGGGCTGGCGTATTATGCCGAGGTTCCTGCGGTCATCGTCGACGTGCAACGCGTGGGCCCTTCCACCGGAATGCCCACGCGCACGCAACAGGGCGATATTCTCATGTGCGCGTATGCCTCGCACGGCGATACCAAGCATGTGGTGCTCTTTCCGGCGAATCCCAACGAGTGCTTCTCTCTCGCGGTCAAAGCGTTCGACTTGGCGGAGAAGCTGCAAACGCCGGTATTCCTCTTGTCGGATTTGGACATCGGGATGAACGACTGGGTCGTGCCCCGCCTGGAGTGGGACGACAGTTACAAACCGGATCGCGGGCGCGTGCTCTCCAAAGAGGAATTGCTCGCGCTTCCCACCCCCAAGTATTACCGCTATTCGCCCGAAGACGAACACGGGGTGGCCGCCCGCACGTTGCCCGGCGTGCATGAAAAGGGGTCCTTCTTCACACGCGGATCGGGGCACAACAAACTGGGCGGCTATACGGAAATACCGGACGAGTACCAAGAGGTGATGGACCGGCTCGCGCGAAAGCACCGTGCGGCCCGCCACCTGGTGCCACCGGCGATCATCGAGAAGCGGCCCGAGGCGACGTTCGGGGTGGTGACCGTCGGCGGGTGCGATCCGGCGGTGCGCGAGGCCTTGGAGACGTTGGAGGAGCGCGGGGTGCACGGCGATTTCTTGCGCGTGCGCGCCTTTCCGTTCGGCGACGAGGTGGAGGCCTTCCTCGCCGAGCACGAGATCGTCTACGTCGTGGAGCAGAATCGCGATGCGCAGTTGCGGTCGCTGCTCATCTTGGAAACCTCCGTACCCAAGGAAAAGCTGCGCTCGATCACCGCGTACGGCGGGTTCCCATTGCAGGCGCACCAAGTGATCGAAGGGATCGCGTTGCCATGA
- a CDS encoding FAD-dependent oxidoreductase, whose product MRPTNIRSPDYFHKVVDCQWACPAHTNVPEYIRLIAQGRYTDAYMVNRQSNVFPAILGRTCDRPCEPACRRARVDQKPVAICRLKRVAADLRSDVSDRLPRAPATKNGKRIACVGAGPASLAVANDLAPLGYEITIFEKLHVPGGLMRSNIPAFRLPEAVLTEEIDMILGIGNIDVRYDAPIGSMKELLDMGYDAIFVGSGAPRGKNLDIPGRYDTDRIHIGIDWLESVAFGHIDTIGEKVLIIGVGNTAMDCCRSSRRLGGKDIKVMARKPRGYFKASPWELEDAEEEQVEILINHAPKSFVIENGKLKGMMFDRVEWEIPEKGEPTKSKVVETVFLPADDVILAIGQEAAFPWIERDIGIEFDKWDMPIVDKTTHQYTRPGIFSGGDAAWGPLNIIWAVEHAHQAAISIHNYCQGKPATERLPQGMNLVSAKMGLHEWSYKNDYNPVGRQKMTHVDLTERFKQMNIEVELGFTPEQVAHEVERCLNCDIQTVFTDKACIECDACVDVCPVLCLTIAPNGEEAELRRHLSAPAENPKQDLFASGPLPQTARVMLKDEDLCVHCGLCAERCPTGAWDMQKFNLLIPYAGTPCNTKP is encoded by the coding sequence GTGCGCCCCACGAATATTCGCAGCCCCGACTACTTTCACAAGGTGGTCGACTGCCAGTGGGCCTGTCCGGCCCACACCAATGTGCCCGAATACATCCGTCTGATTGCCCAAGGTCGGTATACGGATGCGTACATGGTCAATCGCCAATCGAATGTCTTTCCGGCCATCCTCGGAAGGACGTGCGATCGGCCATGCGAGCCGGCTTGCCGTCGCGCGCGCGTCGACCAGAAGCCCGTGGCCATCTGCAGGCTGAAGCGCGTCGCCGCCGATTTGCGCAGTGACGTTTCGGATCGTTTGCCGCGCGCCCCCGCGACGAAGAACGGGAAACGCATCGCCTGCGTGGGCGCGGGCCCGGCATCGCTCGCCGTCGCCAACGATCTCGCACCGCTCGGCTACGAGATCACCATCTTCGAAAAGCTGCACGTCCCCGGCGGGTTGATGCGCTCGAACATCCCCGCCTTCCGCCTGCCCGAGGCGGTGCTGACCGAAGAGATCGACATGATCCTCGGCATCGGGAACATCGACGTTCGCTACGACGCGCCCATCGGGAGCATGAAGGAGCTGCTCGACATGGGCTACGACGCCATCTTCGTGGGAAGCGGCGCGCCGCGCGGTAAAAACCTGGATATCCCGGGGCGCTACGACACGGACCGCATCCACATCGGCATCGATTGGCTCGAATCGGTGGCCTTCGGGCACATCGACACGATTGGCGAAAAGGTCCTCATCATCGGCGTCGGCAACACGGCGATGGATTGCTGCCGTTCGTCGCGCAGGCTCGGCGGCAAGGACATCAAGGTGATGGCCCGAAAGCCGCGCGGCTATTTCAAAGCCTCGCCCTGGGAGCTCGAGGACGCCGAGGAGGAGCAGGTCGAAATCCTCATCAACCACGCGCCAAAGTCGTTCGTCATCGAGAATGGCAAGCTCAAAGGCATGATGTTCGACCGCGTGGAGTGGGAAATCCCCGAAAAGGGTGAGCCCACCAAGTCGAAGGTCGTCGAGACCGTCTTTCTCCCCGCCGACGACGTGATCCTGGCCATCGGCCAAGAGGCCGCGTTTCCCTGGATCGAGCGCGACATTGGCATCGAATTCGACAAATGGGATATGCCCATCGTCGACAAGACGACCCACCAATACACCAGGCCGGGCATCTTTTCCGGCGGCGATGCGGCGTGGGGACCGCTGAACATCATTTGGGCCGTGGAGCATGCGCACCAGGCGGCCATCTCGATTCACAACTACTGCCAGGGAAAGCCGGCCACCGAACGGCTGCCGCAAGGGATGAACCTCGTCAGCGCCAAGATGGGTCTGCACGAGTGGAGCTACAAGAACGACTACAACCCCGTGGGGCGCCAGAAGATGACCCACGTGGACCTGACCGAGCGCTTCAAACAGATGAACATCGAGGTGGAGCTCGGCTTCACCCCCGAGCAGGTCGCGCACGAAGTCGAGCGCTGCCTGAATTGCGACATCCAGACGGTGTTCACCGACAAGGCGTGCATCGAGTGCGATGCCTGCGTCGACGTCTGCCCGGTGCTGTGCTTGACCATCGCTCCGAACGGAGAGGAGGCGGAGCTGCGCCGACACCTCAGCGCGCCCGCGGAAAATCCGAAGCAGGACCTCTTTGCCTCGGGCCCGCTGCCGCAAACGGCGCGGGTCATGCTCAAAGACGAAGACCTTTGCGTGCACTGCGGCCTGTGCGCCGAACGATGCCCCACCGGTGCGTGGGACATGCAGAAGTTCAATCTGCTCATCCCCTATGCCGGAACGCCATGCAACACGAAGCCGTAG
- a CDS encoding diaminopimelate decarboxylase has protein sequence METSKIERVLASALREGALSGVDDDGPALCVFYDLDDLRAGFREVQRVFPSGTLHTTAVKANRLAAILKEAKRAGFGAECASLGELAHVLELGFDPSDILFDSPAKTRSEIELALSRGVILNVDNFQELERVAQAMAKRKSDSIVGMRVNPQVGAGTIASTSTATSTSKFGITLDEHRDAIFDAFAKHPWLRGLHVHVGSQGCGLDLLVRGARRAMDLALALRGRGHSIDMLDIGGGLSVDYDGGDAPPAFADYATMLREHVPEIFDGRFRIATEFGRALHAKTGWVASRVEYTKSAGGRRIAVTHAGADLFVRTAYQPDKWAHRITVHDATGALKRGPVAPWDVAGPLCFSGDLIAIGRELPPIEPGDFVVIHDAGAYTLSMWSRYNSRLVPAVYGYEGSALHSMKAPETTEDLIRFWS, from the coding sequence ATGGAGACGAGCAAGATCGAACGGGTCCTGGCAAGCGCATTGCGCGAAGGTGCCCTCTCCGGCGTGGACGACGACGGGCCGGCGCTCTGCGTGTTCTACGATCTGGACGACTTGCGAGCGGGCTTTCGCGAAGTGCAGCGTGTGTTCCCCAGCGGCACGCTGCACACGACGGCCGTGAAAGCCAACCGGCTGGCGGCGATCTTGAAGGAGGCGAAGCGGGCCGGATTTGGCGCCGAGTGCGCATCGCTCGGAGAGCTGGCCCATGTCCTGGAGCTAGGTTTCGACCCTTCGGACATTCTCTTCGACTCGCCGGCGAAGACGCGCTCCGAGATCGAGCTCGCCCTCTCCCGCGGGGTCATCCTCAACGTGGACAACTTCCAAGAGCTCGAGCGGGTCGCGCAAGCGATGGCCAAAAGGAAGAGCGACTCCATCGTCGGCATGCGCGTGAACCCGCAGGTGGGCGCCGGAACCATCGCGTCCACCAGCACAGCCACGTCGACCTCGAAGTTCGGCATCACGCTCGACGAACATCGGGACGCCATCTTCGACGCCTTCGCGAAGCACCCGTGGCTTCGCGGCCTGCACGTACACGTTGGCTCGCAAGGGTGCGGGCTGGATCTTTTGGTCCGGGGGGCGCGGCGCGCCATGGACCTGGCCTTGGCGCTTCGCGGCCGGGGACACTCCATCGACATGTTGGATATCGGCGGCGGATTGTCCGTCGATTACGACGGTGGCGATGCACCGCCCGCGTTCGCGGACTACGCAACGATGTTGCGCGAACATGTCCCGGAGATCTTCGACGGCCGCTTCCGCATCGCGACCGAATTCGGTCGCGCGCTGCACGCCAAGACCGGTTGGGTTGCCAGCCGTGTCGAATACACGAAGTCAGCGGGAGGCCGGCGCATTGCCGTGACGCATGCTGGCGCAGATCTCTTCGTCCGAACCGCCTATCAGCCCGACAAATGGGCGCACCGCATCACAGTGCATGACGCAACGGGAGCGCTCAAACGCGGCCCCGTGGCACCGTGGGACGTAGCTGGTCCGCTCTGCTTCTCGGGGGATCTCATCGCGATAGGCCGCGAACTCCCGCCCATCGAACCGGGTGACTTCGTCGTCATTCACGACGCAGGCGCTTACACGCTCAGTATGTGGTCCAGGTACAACAGCCGACTCGTCCCCGCCGTGTACGGTTACGAGGGCAGTGCACTTCATTCGATGAAGGCGCCCGAGACCACCGAAGACCTGATTCGTTTTTGGAGCTGA
- a CDS encoding 1-aminocyclopropane-1-carboxylate deaminase, with protein sequence MKLDAFSRYPLLFGPSPIHPLRRLSAHLGGKVEIWAKREDCNSGLAFGGNKTRKLEYLLADAIAKGCDTLVSIGGVQSNHTRQVAAAAAVAGLGCRLVQESWVDWPDSVYDRVGNIQLSRILGARIELVQSGFGIGFKESWERTLADVIASGGKPYAIPAGASDHPLGGLGFVGWAMEVAEQERAQDLYFDTVITCSVTGSTHAGMLVGFLAQPSARSPRKVLGIDASAKPAETREQVTRIARNTAKLIELGRDVEDDDVVLLDGYHAGTYGIPDAQTLDAIRLVGRLEGMIVDPVYEGKSMAGLIDLVQKGIIPPGSRVLYAHLGGQLALNAYSALFRGA encoded by the coding sequence ATGAAACTCGATGCATTCTCTCGTTATCCCCTGCTCTTCGGCCCCTCCCCCATTCATCCGCTGCGGCGCCTGAGCGCGCACCTCGGCGGCAAGGTCGAGATTTGGGCCAAGCGCGAAGACTGCAACTCGGGGCTCGCCTTCGGCGGCAACAAAACGCGCAAGCTCGAATACCTGCTTGCCGATGCCATCGCCAAAGGGTGTGACACGTTGGTGTCCATCGGCGGCGTGCAATCGAACCACACGCGGCAAGTCGCGGCGGCCGCGGCGGTGGCTGGGCTCGGGTGCCGGCTGGTGCAAGAGAGCTGGGTCGATTGGCCCGACTCCGTCTACGATCGCGTGGGCAACATTCAATTGAGCCGCATCCTCGGGGCCCGCATCGAGCTCGTGCAGTCGGGATTCGGTATCGGCTTCAAGGAAAGCTGGGAGCGCACGCTCGCCGACGTGATCGCCTCGGGCGGGAAGCCGTATGCCATTCCTGCGGGCGCCTCGGATCATCCGCTCGGCGGCCTCGGCTTCGTCGGGTGGGCCATGGAGGTGGCCGAGCAAGAGCGCGCGCAGGACCTGTACTTCGACACCGTGATCACGTGCTCGGTCACCGGCAGCACGCACGCGGGCATGCTCGTGGGCTTCTTGGCGCAACCGAGCGCGCGAAGTCCGCGCAAGGTGCTGGGCATCGACGCCTCCGCGAAGCCGGCAGAAACGCGGGAGCAGGTCACGCGCATCGCACGCAACACGGCGAAGCTCATCGAGCTCGGGCGCGACGTCGAAGACGACGACGTGGTCCTGCTCGATGGCTACCACGCGGGCACGTACGGCATCCCCGATGCGCAGACCCTCGATGCGATCCGGCTCGTCGGGCGCCTCGAAGGGATGATCGTCGATCCCGTCTACGAAGGAAAATCGATGGCCGGACTCATCGATCTGGTGCAGAAGGGAATCATTCCGCCGGGTTCACGCGTACTCTACGCGCACTTGGGCGGGCAGCTCGCCCTCAACGCCTACAGCGCGCTCTTTCGAGGCGCCTGA
- a CDS encoding GntR family transcriptional regulator, whose protein sequence is MQKTKVLEAVPRRLLRDEAYGRIRDAILDGTLEAGETIRDGDLAERLQLSRTPVREALARLIDEGLVESKPGAFTRVTPVLRREVMDAHAVVQAMHELAVKKAVPRMTRADIDMLTQANQRFADALDASDVEAALAADDEFHDIFVRASGNGAIAATIERYTPSIRRLERLRFGSLPGRASVKVHARIVRAAANQDIDTAAELTVANWATLGQLIDRALFEQRNKP, encoded by the coding sequence ATGCAAAAGACGAAGGTGTTGGAGGCGGTACCGCGGCGGTTGCTTCGGGATGAGGCGTACGGGCGCATTCGGGATGCGATCCTCGATGGGACGCTGGAGGCAGGGGAGACCATTCGGGATGGGGACCTTGCGGAACGGCTGCAGTTGTCGCGGACCCCGGTGCGGGAGGCGTTGGCGCGGCTGATCGATGAGGGGCTCGTCGAGTCGAAGCCGGGGGCGTTCACGCGGGTGACCCCCGTGTTGCGGCGCGAGGTGATGGATGCCCATGCGGTCGTGCAGGCCATGCACGAGCTCGCGGTGAAGAAGGCCGTACCGCGGATGACCCGCGCGGACATCGACATGCTCACGCAGGCCAACCAGCGATTCGCCGATGCGCTCGATGCCTCCGACGTCGAAGCTGCACTCGCCGCGGACGACGAGTTTCACGACATCTTCGTCCGCGCGTCGGGAAATGGGGCCATCGCGGCGACGATCGAGCGGTATACGCCATCGATTCGCCGGCTCGAGCGTTTACGATTTGGGAGCCTGCCCGGGCGCGCCTCGGTGAAGGTGCACGCACGCATCGTTCGCGCGGCGGCCAACCAAGACATCGACACGGCAGCGGAGCTCACCGTCGCGAACTGGGCAACGCTCGGCCAACTGATCGATCGCGCGCTCTTCGAACAAAGGAACAAACCATGA
- a CDS encoding endo alpha-1,4 polygalactosaminidase, with amino-acid sequence MIPTAAGLVAGATIYACGGAQSGGGRSAASSSGGATGASTVPGSPNEGDNESRGEDVAPVGPVDGTSLTGVGPGFPESGPWVSFYGPAAKMKDIARVARTYRIINIDADPDVDGEANFSDAQLAVLRAGGKNRVLSYLNLGSCERTRSYWTRAPAPFVPCGKNKKAQLGAYSGYSEETWMDPSDPDYQALMVDFVAARLAARKVDGFYLDNLEIVEHPKSSANGPCSARCKQGGLDLVRRLREKFPDLLLVMQNATGRVTRLGITGGVRFATLLDGISHEEVYAPRADANAEAELLAWKQLNIRSKSGRPLWIATEDYVGSCGNQRAARDAWTKSEKNGFSPYISDESGGQNVVCYWSF; translated from the coding sequence GTGATCCCCACAGCCGCCGGGCTGGTCGCTGGAGCGACCATTTACGCGTGTGGCGGTGCACAATCCGGCGGGGGTAGGTCCGCGGCCAGTTCCTCTGGCGGCGCGACGGGAGCAAGCACTGTACCGGGCTCACCCAATGAGGGCGACAACGAGTCGCGGGGCGAGGACGTGGCGCCCGTGGGTCCGGTGGATGGCACCTCTCTAACAGGGGTGGGGCCGGGATTTCCAGAGAGCGGGCCGTGGGTTTCGTTCTATGGGCCGGCGGCGAAGATGAAGGACATCGCGCGGGTGGCCCGGACGTACCGGATCATCAACATCGATGCGGATCCGGATGTCGACGGCGAGGCCAATTTTTCCGATGCGCAGCTCGCGGTGCTGCGGGCGGGCGGGAAAAATAGGGTTCTTAGTTATTTGAACTTGGGATCGTGCGAGCGAACGCGCTCGTATTGGACGCGAGCTCCGGCGCCGTTCGTTCCGTGCGGGAAGAACAAGAAGGCGCAATTGGGTGCCTACTCGGGCTACTCCGAGGAGACGTGGATGGACCCGAGCGACCCGGACTACCAGGCGCTCATGGTCGACTTCGTGGCCGCGCGGCTGGCAGCCCGCAAGGTCGATGGATTCTATTTGGACAACCTGGAGATCGTGGAGCACCCGAAGTCGAGCGCCAACGGTCCGTGCAGTGCACGCTGCAAGCAGGGCGGGCTGGATTTGGTGCGGCGGCTGAGGGAGAAGTTCCCGGACTTGCTGCTGGTGATGCAGAACGCTACCGGCAGAGTCACGCGCCTCGGGATCACGGGCGGCGTACGGTTCGCCACGTTGCTCGACGGGATTTCGCACGAAGAGGTGTACGCACCTCGGGCCGATGCAAACGCCGAAGCCGAGCTCCTTGCCTGGAAGCAATTGAACATTCGGAGCAAGTCGGGTCGGCCCCTGTGGATCGCGACGGAGGACTACGTCGGCAGCTGCGGAAACCAGCGGGCCGCGCGCGACGCCTGGACGAAGAGCGAGAAGAACGGCTTCTCGCCGTACATCTCCGACGAGAGCGGCGGCCAAAACGTCGTCTGCTACTGGTCGTTCTGA